The genomic segment TTCTTTCGCACCTCGATaactattttctattttgtctttaaaaattcaaaattacatTGTAACttccaaaaattttcaaattataatatctaaacaaaaaccttttataaaaaataacttccaaattatataatctgaaagacaaaaataatttctgaattatataatctaaacgttaaaaataatttttagattatacaatccaaaagtcaagtattttttaatttcaaattgtcAAATCCGAAAATctgtttttaagaaaataaaacgaCTTCCGCATTCTATAAtccagaaaaaaataaaatggaaaaaagaatTATGGGGTGCTGGAAGAGAATTATGGAGGTGCAGAAAGAAACTGTCTTTAGTTATATATTCCGTATCCATGATGACTGTCTGGTATCAATGAAAATAATCAGAGAACAGACACCATCCTGCTCTTTTCAAATATCTAATATCATACAGcaagatgaaaagaaaatacGTAGAAGTCATACAAACTGAAGGTCATTTCTCAATAACATGAACAGAAAAGATACCTCAACTATGGCTAAACCTACAAATCAAAAAAATCTTGAAattctccatcaacattatcAGAAAACCTTTATGATTATGACATGCCTGCAACTATTCTAAATATGCCAAGACTCAACTCTGTCGTAAggaataaaatcaaagaaaaattgtGCTACCTGATTTACAACCTCTAATGAAGTTTCCATTTTCAACAATCGATGATGGAGCTAGCTGGTGAAAGAGCGACATTGGAAAACAATTTTGGTAAAGATATCTATCAGGAGGACATTGCATAACCTTAATTTTTCAAACCTTGCCAAAAGGACTaatttccttttctattttaaacTCCATGTCCTGAGTATCTAATTCAGATCAATGAGCTCTTAATTCAGGACTAATTCCTCACTTCAAGATCCATAGGTATCACCTGCTATTAATTCAGGACTTGACCTCACCAGAAAGGCCTAAGAATTATCGCGTAATGTTGGGAAGCTAACCCCTTCCTTTAGATGGCTTACCGCCGTCGGACACAACCATTTCAGCATGTTTGGACCTAAAATCTGGTGGAGAAACAGATGCACATATTGTTAGACAAGAAACACTATCAGTACATACATGCAAATTAGTGGTAGTAGAGACCACAGTTTAGGGAGAGACCGAAGTAATGTTTCTGTATGCACCAATGTTGAATGGATGCCGGTAGCTCTGCCCAGACTTCATAGCCAGCCATTTTGCACGATTTCCTTCATGATACTGGGAAAAGGGCACAAAATGACATCGACGACATAAAGACAGTATTTTAGTGGAGTACATTCAACTGAAAACCAACCTCTATGGTTGTCATATTATGAAGAACAAGGTAGACATGCCATCCAAAAAGAGTCAAAAGGGTTATGGTCAGGCCCACCACCATCGTTCCATAGAAGACCTGAGCACCATTTTATAAGTCTTATtgttatattatgatttaagaAAATTACAGATTAATAAAAGAACAAGTTATTCGTGTTTTCAGAATGTTTTCTCACCAGAAACCATGTAAAGCACCCATCATTTTCTAATACCAAGTTGCTAattataagtttataattatcagaaaagagggaaaataaAACCAGGTTGCTTCATAATTTACTTGTGAAGGAAATAAGTGTAGATAGAGAAAGTAGTCTAtcattatttaatgttaaagtATTTCACTCTCTATGGTAGTAGAgattgataatgctaattcttatcattattttagtagcaaaatcaattattttctaGCTTGTAccttgcttaatcctctcttttatcttagttttatgaataattgtgttttaggctactttgatgtaatttcatctataatccctttattttgtagctaataatgtgcttggaagaatctccaacaatataAAGAACTGAACCAGCTACAaaagcaagcagatctgcacAAAAATGGGAAAAAGAAGCAGTGCAGCATAATCGTGCTCGGGCCCCCTTTTTCCATGGGCACTTAAGCTCCAGTGCACCACGACTGATGTGCGCCCGGGTGCCGACTCTTtaggggcgcttgagcgccaatTTTGCAGAGATGGCAGATTTGCTTTATTTAACTCAAAAACGCGAAGAGTTTTAGGTCTTTGGTCtttttggaggcgcgatttcactcaaAGAAGCTCATGGAAACCGTGAGGAGCTTCTCTttctttgggtctccttcttccatccatgtttgtaagctctAGAGTTCTCCATAGAagtggagaaccagattcatcttgttagggttagatgtagcctctgaattcttgtgtaatggatgattgatttgaatatatatatgccttttctatcaattgctagtattcttgtttccgatcttaaagcttgcatgtaataggaatgttcatgacttgattttggggtttcatggattatggggacgtaagatggaacctagaactgaaacaagagtccttgtggtcattgattctagggatggaagatgattcacttGTTGTCTTAAAATCCTAGCTcattaatgcgggtttgcttgttagattttccaagggattggaatttaatagggaaaacctaggctctttcacctaagggattggggctagagtgtttttgtggattgactttagtaaattgatggagaggagatgaaattgggttagcacaagagtgaaataggtgaaaactaaccttagcaatgtcatttcacaTCATTTCTAGTCTAGTCCATATCAAAGTGTCTTCAAATACCAAAATCCAACCTTGtatatttgtgaatttatcttgTTGCACATCATTTGTAAATGATGTGATGTTCTattgagttgttaatcgcacaattctttagtattacgagtcttttgagaaaacgatacttggtcttaccattttatattacttgaaacaattcggtacacttgccgattgtattGTACCGTTCCAACAGAGACCATATatgcaacaaattatattaagtgAGTTTAAGCAGTAACATAGACATTTCTTGGGACTAGACATTTGTGGATGATTTGATACCGGTTTGATAGTAGATAACACAATAGGCCCAACAAATCTAGTTTAAAAAGAACTTTGATATTAAATTAAGAAGTgagtttaagcctaacttaTCTTCATAAAACCAACTTATAATATGAGATATACTCTTATTTAATTGATCTTATTTCTAATCTGATGTAAAATCTTCAACAAATTAGAACTATTAGAATGAAGTATATGCAATGTCTCTTTTGTCCTACAGATGCTTGTTATTTGCATCCATGGGAATGTATTCAAACAAGTATAATTCGTCTAGGATATTGCAACAATAGTGGCAAACTGAGTCATCACAATACCTAGAAAATTCACAAGGTGAGCCAAATCCTTAGTCTTAAAGTGTTCAAAGATGTTTCAATTGATAGATTCCTGCCTCATCACAGCACATAATCAAAGTGACACCATCtcaaacaatcaaataaataaccTAACCTTGGCATAAGTGTCAATAGAGTATGAAAGGGCTTGTCTCACTACAAACACCAGAGTGACACAAGCAGCATATCAATTTAGACTTCCCCTGGGCAACAAATCAAAGTGGTTTCTCCCTATAAGCTTATGCATAATCCCCACGGAGAAAGGCAATCTATCTTTCCAGTCCCACACCCACGTCAGGATTTCTGTCGCACAGCTCTGTACCAGAATCATCAATGTCTCAAGGGTCTTTAGATTTTCCCTGTCGCATCCAATTATCAATGCGGTTCCTCTACCCACTGTCACAAATCCTCTAGATGGGTTTGAAGATCCCTATTGGTCAAATTTATTGAGTCTTGTGGTCTCTCACAACCCTTTTCTTAATTGAATCTTGTGTCACTCTCGAGATCTAAGAACTCTAATGCCAACTGGGACTGCAGAATTAACAAGAGACATGGATTTAACTTTATTAAAGAACTGAATTCCAGACTAGACTCACTTTAAAGTAGGTCTAAAAGTAATGTACCCCTCTACCAAAGACTCCTCGCTATACAAAGGTACAGGGGAGGATCACTATGCAACATTATGCTTGCATATGCAAAGTGTGTAAACTGTCTGTATTGCAAACGAAATTCATACAGAAATTCAAGAGACTCTAGACTCTCCTATCACATAAACAATCAACAGTCTCTCAGATAAAAGCCCCTTTGACAACTATTGGGTCAGTTTGGGACCCATCAGCCACTACCCATCCCGTTTTCTTCCAACATAGATATGCCCAATCATTCTATGGCTGTCAAACTCAGAATCCAACTTGTAAAACCTTACGAGGGTACGAGCTCACCTTCAATTGATCCAACTCACGCTAAGGAAAATTCTCATTCAACTCACAATTCTATATCAATTGTGCATGTTCAGTGATCCATAACACGTCAGAACAAAACTGACAGAAAATCAAGAGTTTTGAGGTGTGACTAAAACAGAGTCAATGATCTATTTTCTCTCTCACAATTAGTGCATGactttctcatttctctctCACAATTAGTGCATGAAAACTGTTAATTTTCAGAGTAcgataaactatatatttaataaagatatatttaagCAATAGTGAACTGGAAAAGCAATGAAAGGGAAAATGCACAAAACAAGCCAAGAACAACATTACAAGAAATTATTAAAGGGATGACACGCTGAATAATATCCCATAGAATTTGGCTTTTAACCAAGTCAATGACCCCATGTGACCTACCTCACTTAGAGAGATAAGACTTAAAGGAGCTTGCAATTTCAATTGGTTCCGTTTTCTGGGGAAAAAAACTACCTTATCCAATCATTGGGCTTTttgatcaatttttttctttttcaaatctgaTCCAATCCAATTTAAATCAGTTACTGAAtcaattttcagtttttcaaattaagagaataaataaattataacaatacACAATCATTACATtgaaacataataaatttttgtgacACGATACACAATCCAATACCAATAAAGGAAATTACTAAAACGGTGAAATGGTGAATAATATCCAATAGAATTGGGTTTCTAACCACGTCCAATGATACTGTGTAATCCATGTAACCTATCTCCTAAGAGAGATAAGACTTAAAGAAGCTCACAATTTGGACTGGATTAGTTTGGAGGGAAAATATCTATTCCAATAACTGTGGTTTTGCCTTTCATCATTTGAtcaattttgctttttttttaaccaaatcTGATCCAATCCAATTTAAATAAGATGGGATTGGATtgattttcagttttttaaataaataaaaatatgaagtaCACACGTAATATAAAAGTCCAATAATCATATCCAAAACATAATAAACTGTGTCTACACGATCCAATACCCATAATGGAAACTATGTCACAACAAACATAAAATCCAATCTGTGACTTTACATGCTAAACAGTCCAAATTCTAATATAGAAATTATGCTAAGCCAATCTTAAACATCATTACTAGTAGAAGGCAACACTAGAAAGCAGTAACAAAATTGGTAAATTAATCGGACACAGCACCAAAGTAAAATATAGGTGCAGTTCGATCTGGACTGGATCAGTTTTCAGTGGAAAAACTGAGTAGTAATCCCATCCAGATGAAATTCAATTTACGTGCAATCATTGATTCTTCCGGTTTATGATAATTTGGATCAATTGCTAACTTTCTGCAGTAGGTATTGCATTGGGACACCCTGTTAAGACTAGTGTGGTTGTTGTCAGAGTTACAACATAACCCCATTACGGTCcatgcaatatatatatatcaggcATGAAGTAAAAATGTGATTGAAGCAAATGAATGAAGGAAAGGTACAAGAGTTCTCCAACTTAAGAGAATGCCTTGGCTTATAACTggaacaaaaatgaaataagagTTATTTGCAATTAAATAAACTAGGAGACATGTAATAACATGAATAGATTACGAGTAACTGTGATAAATTCCATCATCTgaaattaacttaattattgaaaaggtaaaaaatttgttgaaagaTTTTGAAGTATGAACAGACTCCAGCCTTTAGAAAGGATAAATATGTATAGCCTAcaagttttttatatatttgtaaggAGTACAAATTAATTGCACATATGTTAGAACATCTTTAAATAGTAATAGCATTTAACTTACATAAAAGATCTTAAGAGAACTCCCTTTAATGGGGTCCCAGTCCTTCAGAAATACACAGCTTATAAATATGACCTGCACATTGTAAAAGcttgtcaaataaaaatactatCCACTAAAGAAGCAGCAGATGCCAGATTGAAAACTTACCGTAGCATAAATACTTGACATGGTGGCATATaagacaaaaacaaagaaagcctTATAATTCCAATAACCAACACAATTATTTATCCACAAGCAGTGATGATCCTACATCAAATTTAGCAACCAACAAAAAGATCAAAATTAATCCTTGTTTTGTGAACCGAAGTGCTAAATCGAACTCAAAGTAACTTACAACTGACCTACCATTTTCAGAATACATCTTCTGCAAACTCGACAATGATGTGTCCTCGGAGGCTTGTACACAAAGCATTTGTCACATTTCTTCGGTGCTTCATTCTAACAGATCAAATAAAGTAGATCATCaatatgtaagaaaaaaaaaataacaatatcaaCATCTTAATCTTTCATAAACACATCAACAACTTTACACAATGTAAAAGCAACACCTAAATCCTTGGCCATAAGAAATCAGAATGAGTGAGAAGGCAATGCTAGAGAATCTAATCAAAGCTAATCCAAtctaatcataaaaattataaaattccaATTTGGACCTAACTCTTGCCCAAAAGTTCACTCATAAGATATACATTATTTTGGTCATATTACTACTCAACTGGGATCTCCAACAAGATATACACAAGATAAAAAAGACATAAGTTAAACACCATAAACTCTTCAATAATCATCATAACAACTAATTTGAAGCACCTGCAGCATTGATCATTGACAATTTACAAATAAATCAAGATTCAGAGAATTTCCCTTCAATTTCCTACTCAATTTACGCAAGGGACATAAAGAAGCTACACATTTAAAGACACAGATCGTACTCCCAAGCAGCAAATGTAAACGCAAAGCATTCCCAGGATTCATTCAACAGAGACCCATTGCATAGATGTGAGAAAAGCTTACATCTTTGGAGAATTCAACATCTGGGGCATATGAAGAAGGCACGTGACCGGGGTCAGTGAGAACGCaggaaaagaaggagaagagggagaGAAAGGCAAATAGAGAGAAGAGATAGGCATTCAAAGTGCCCGGGGAACTCTGCAAATTGAGCCAGTCATGGAGGAAGACGAAGATTGAACTGTAATACACAAAACACATTAACGAAAACACTGCCAACACAGGCACTGATAGAAACCTTTTGCCCTTTGTCGACATGGAGAAGAAGACAACCCCTTCTTCCGTTTGATCTTCCCACTCTTGCCACTCGATTTCTTAGTTACTAATCTTTAggagttatttatttttatttttttgctttttattaACAGTTtaacaatgtaaaaaaaatgatgggAATTTGGCTAGTTTCTTTAAaatggtaagaaaaaaaatggatgaGAGACTAATTTACTTTGTAAGgtattaaaactatttaagcAATGTAGTTTTTGCCAAATGTATaatataatgatatatatatatatatatatatatatatagagagagagagagagagagagagagagagagaaaataaattacttgATATAATTCTAattctttaaacattttaaatagtttatttatttatttaaagattacTTAGAAGAGAGGATAattcttcaaaatttaaatgagtATTTCACtctaaaaatcattatttactTTATATGACAAATGTCGCACGATCAACGTCGATTATTGCCCATtaccataaaatgtttaaatcacAGTAGAAATACATGTTTTAACAAACTTAGTGATGCTATATAAAATTTCTCagtttcaaatataaataataatactttagaTTTAGTCAATAagttttactaaataaaatctCTGTTTTTGAgaatattgttttataaattaatcgaaaataattaaaatcatatctagaaacaaaaaattcataaaattataaaaatattaaatactttttttaaatagtaaaaaattaaataaatcaaataaaaaacaagaattGATATATACCTAAAATACGAGATAATtttgttaacatattttttttattgaatagtgAGCTCTCTTTTTTTGTTCGGTTTTTAACAGCGTTGCTGAAATATTATGAGAAAgacttaaaagttaaaaaataaaggtTAGCTGTAAATTTGTCATATAATTTCTATATCCTTGAGACATAAATACTTTTCCATtgctttttaaattataaaaaattaaaacgatTTAAACTAAAAGTTCATTTCTATTTTACTCTAACTAGTTAGTTAATTTTATAGGT from the Vigna angularis cultivar LongXiaoDou No.4 chromosome 3, ASM1680809v1, whole genome shotgun sequence genome contains:
- the LOC108326627 gene encoding probable protein S-acyltransferase 15 isoform X2, with translation MSTKGKRFLSVPVLAVFSLMCFVYYSSIFVFLHDWLNLQSSPGTLNAYLFSLFAFLSLFSFFSCVLTDPGHVPSSYAPDVEFSKDNEAPKKCDKCFVYKPPRTHHCRVCRRCILKMDHHCLWINNCVGYWNYKAFFVFVLYATMSSIYATVIFISCVFLKDWDPIKGSSLKIFYYHEGNRAKWLAMKSGQSYRHPFNIGAYRNITSILGPNMLKWLCPTAVSHLKEGVSFPTLRDNS
- the LOC108326627 gene encoding probable protein S-acyltransferase 15 isoform X1 gives rise to the protein MSTKGKRFLSVPVLAVFSLMCFVYYSSIFVFLHDWLNLQSSPGTLNAYLFSLFAFLSLFSFFSCVLTDPGHVPSSYAPDVEFSKDNEAPKKCDKCFVYKPPRTHHCRVCRRCILKMDHHCLWINNCVGYWNYKAFFVFVLYATMSSIYATVIFISCVFLKDWDPIKGSSLKIFYVFYGTMVVGLTITLLTLFGWHVYLVLHNMTTIEYHEGNRAKWLAMKSGQSYRHPFNIGAYRNITSILGPNMLKWLCPTAVSHLKEGVSFPTLRDNS